A single window of Ictalurus furcatus strain D&B chromosome 3, Billie_1.0, whole genome shotgun sequence DNA harbors:
- the si:ch211-223p8.8 gene encoding dual specificity protein phosphatase 13A family protein isoform X2, whose amino-acid sequence MVDSPKSTNENSISSLCDSPTVKQLEEILHRGQLSCNHVDEVWPSLFLGDMYMSHDRYGLWRLGITHVLNAAHGKICCKVYSSCSQHSQSSVDCNVL is encoded by the exons ATGGTGGATTCTCCTAAAAGCACAAACGAAAACAGTATTTCCAGTCTATGTGACTCTCCTACTGTTAAGCAGCTGGAGGAAATCCTGCACAGAGGTCAGTTATCATGTAACCATGTCGATGAAGTGTGGCCCAGTCTgtttctgggagacat GTACATGTCTCATGACAGATATGGCCTCTGGAGACTTGGTATTACTCATGTTCTGAATGCTGCTCATGGGAAAATATGTTGCAAAG TATATTCATCATGCTCTCAGCACTCCCAGAG TTCTGTGGATTGCAACGTATTATGA
- the si:ch211-223p8.8 gene encoding dual specificity protein phosphatase 13A family protein isoform X1 — protein MVDSPKSTNENSISSLCDSPTVKQLEEILHRGQLSCNHVDEVWPSLFLGDMYMSHDRYGLWRLGITHVLNAAHGKICCKGSDDFYGTTVQYYGVAANDLPTFDISPFFYPSAQYIHHALSTPRAKVFVHCAVGVSRSAALVLAYLMIYHNYTLVDAILKVKEKRWIFPNRGFLQHLINLDSELKSESQRDCPVHGEN, from the exons ATGGTGGATTCTCCTAAAAGCACAAACGAAAACAGTATTTCCAGTCTATGTGACTCTCCTACTGTTAAGCAGCTGGAGGAAATCCTGCACAGAGGTCAGTTATCATGTAACCATGTCGATGAAGTGTGGCCCAGTCTgtttctgggagacat GTACATGTCTCATGACAGATATGGCCTCTGGAGACTTGGTATTACTCATGTTCTGAATGCTGCTCATGGGAAAATATGTTGCAAAGGTAGTGATGATTTCTATGGTACCACAGTGCAATACTATGGTGTAGCAGCTAATGACCTGCCTACATTTGATATTTCACCTTTCTTCTACCCTTCTGCACAGTATATTCATCATGCTCTCAGCACTCCCAGAG CCAAAGTCTTTGTGCACTGTGCTGTTGGTGTAAGTCGTTCTGCTGCCCTGGTCTTGGCTTATTTAATGATCTATCACAACTACACCTTAGTGGATGCTATCCTGAAAGTTAAAGAGAAGAGGTGGATTTTTCCAAATCGAGGATTTCTCCAGCATCTTATAAATCTGGATTCTGAACTAAAGAGTGAATCTCAACGTGACTGTCCTGTGCATGGAGAAAACTAA
- the zgc:153981 gene encoding dual specificity protein phosphatase family protein yields the protein MTSQKHKQGLAEIRALENILDGCKLELSAVDEVWPNLYIGNVAFAQNRSALKKLGITHILNAAHAKQGSIGDESYYGTEFVYHGIPAEDSGKFDISVHFRSASDFIHKALKKKNGKVLVHCIMGMSRSSTLVLSYLMLHQRLTLRAAIQQVIQRRPIYPNRNFLGLLLELDTQLQRKRTMCPIL from the exons ATGACATCCCAGAAACATAAACAAGGACTCGCTGAAATCAGAGCGCTGGAGAATATTCTGGACGGATGCAAACTTGAGCTCAGCGCCGTCGATGAAGTCTGGCCGAACTTGTACATCGGCAATGT aGCTTTCGCTCAAAACAGAAGTGCTTTAAAGAAGCTGGGCATCACCCACATCCTGAACGCAGCCCATGCCAAACAGGGCAGTATAGGAGACGAGAGTTATTACGGTACTGAGTTTGTTTATCACGGTATACCAGCGGAAGACTCAGGCAAGTTTGACATCAGCGTGCACTTCCGGTCAGCGTCTGACTTTATTCACAAAGCCCTCAAGAAGAAAAACG GAAAAGTGCTTGTgcattgcattatgggaatgAGCCGCTCGTCTACTTTAGTCTTGTCCTACTTAATGTTACATCAGCGTCTCACTCTCCGTGCTGCCATCCAACAAGTCATCCAGAGGAGACCGATTTACCCTAACAGGAACTTTCTGGGCCTCCTGCTTGAGCTTGACACACAGCTGCAGAGAAAACGAACGATGTGTCCAATTCTCTGA